A genomic segment from Hypomesus transpacificus isolate Combined female chromosome 13, fHypTra1, whole genome shotgun sequence encodes:
- the LOC124475534 gene encoding uncharacterized protein LOC124475534 isoform X1, whose protein sequence is MTTEKENLNVFQGLTHNSLSQKALNLSHGSGLQKRALKDTTNVKESHCTKYLPADKLQILKYQKNLPILSDSSSKRSMANQPTEEAANLSTSGPKVRVENDCSENIPPSRATSYTFAPKVSTEAGGRVRPGYIVPPEVKALSDAVNTKSLSNYLANLWTTSMIVDENITLLDASVNCTVNSASFKPKTLDEDFGATDCVSYSPQSEAQNLTEEVVRSAPWTEPSSPSTSAAKCDNTTNSLELSADVMDEPQVLSNTSIGSEASELVPEIATEARGELLHILPPSVKNKTLPFSDTTDISVEDATVNSTINDFSSPPKTPVSMRLEEEVVSKADVDKPVAAQGNLTQTMSLNSSTSSRVNLDGTHNISTFEDKPEMKHSLKCGIQNQTVEMSETPLPMTDAECDSKINQGTFNLCGESTEDLQIGSNSTMTIPKHVSTTTELPQTNVKTVSSYSNTLHPPLNSTTTFLETVHPLNNTFEAHTSNLNVAATEMEKPLNTFKACPPEEFSVATTVDDTDGVASTHQNNTFETNISNQFSGMTTETNGQTISHQNMAVDAKPSMTILSTTTGAEASIKMISARNNTFDTLAADIQSLMKLQDTFSESAESVKMGSPHNKTFEDPMFPKLDRKTKMTEDTDTVSCTGTEAKDNVKMVGLPKNADEAQIPLPLTGIKADANGKAEKNLMLPLSITPPSLPVEIFTADVDNGEQNMHSMPDQSWKDISDSLCNQSVETETNKATFSLDGTLELGNSSSLITSTPMPNSRVAQLKFEWEEGKTLREQQKRCVDVLLEPTTQLPTESNITIDRKMLFKPGAPTNVRSLKPPTRPASQLPSLASLPKTKSSTSGTSELPVFALPDARRITRAIASRNATAAVSQEGSISALGVHTAIPESKLPSIGLRKRPNCSLQSGIQRSLPPPIPLPERASAVSSNDKPSGIAGALRSKSKTVQTHNKGQKHPLTGSEAFPLAKRKKIVPPSKGAVPSVSTQPANPPDDAEILGQSTSRGAQMCTNETARGARILKRPASSLAVVPTKQNPGVKQLSGTFTSKQPTKAIYQAAPTTRGAVTSVSTQMFNSPDVCANCLILQQELEQCRQEIKRMQEELRNRDQMDM, encoded by the exons ATG ACCACAGAAAAGGAGAATCTGAATGTTTTCCAGGGATTAACACACAACTCTCTGAGTCAGAAAGCACTGAATCTTAGCCATGGCTCTGGTCTGCAGAAAAGGGCCTTGAAAGATACTACTAATGTCAAGGAGTCACATTGTACCAAATATTTGCCTGCAGATAAATTACAAATCTTGAAATACCAGAAAAACCTGCCTATCTTGTCTGATAGCAGTTCAAAGAGGTCTATGGCCAATCAACCAACTGAGGAAGCTGCAAACTTAAGTACCTCTGGTCCTAAAGTACGGGTGGAGAATGACTGTAGTGAAAATATTCCTCCTTCCAGGGCCACCTCTTATACCTTTGCTCCCAAGGTCTCAACTGAAGCAGGTGGTAGGGTTAGACCAGGCTATATTGTACCACCTGAAGTGAAGGCCCTGTCAGATGCTGTTAATACAAAAAGTCTTTCTAATTACTTGGCCAATCTATGGACCACCTCTATGATTGTCGATGAAAATATCACTTTATTGGATGCATCTGTAAATTGTACAGTTAATTCTGCCAGTTTTAAACCTAAAACTTTAGATGAAGATTTTGGAGCAACCGATTGTGTAAGCTATTCACCGCAGAGCGAAGCGCAAAATCTGACTGAAGAGGTGGTCCGGTCTGCTCCATGGACAGAGCCATCCTCTCCTTCAACATCTGCTGCAAAGTGTGACAATACAACAAACTCCCTTGAGCTTTCTGCAGATGTGATGGATGAGCCCCAAGTTCTGTCAAACACAAGCATAGGCAGTGAGGCAAGTGAACTTGTACCAGAAATTGCCACTGAAGCAAGAGGTGAACTGCTTCATATTCTGCCACCCTCTGTGAAAAATAAGACTTTGCCTTTCTCTGACACGACTGACATCAGTGTCGAGGATGCAACTGTAAACAGCACAATTAATGATTTCAGCTCTCCTCCCAAAACTCCTGTATCCATGCGATTAGAGGAAGAAGTGGTCAGTAAGGCAGATGTTGACAAACCTGTAGCTGCGCAGGGCAATTTAACGCAAACCATGTCACTCAATAGCTCAACCTCCTCAAGAGTGAATCTCGATGGCACTCACAACATATCTACATTTGAGGATAAACCAGAAATGAAACATTCACTGAAGTGTGGAATACAGAATCAGACTGTAGAGATGTCTGAAACGCCGCTCCCAATGACTGATGCCGAGTGTGACAGCAAAATTAATCAGGGCACATTTAACCTTTGTGGGGAATCAACGGAGGATCTCCAAATTGGGTCAAACTCAACAATGACCATTCCCAAACATGTCTCAACTACCACCGAGTTACCCCAGACAAACGTCAAGACTGTGAGCTCCTACAGCAATACTTTACATCCTCCACTTAATAGTACAACCACTTTCCTGGAAACTGTCCACCCTTTGAACAACACGTTTGAAGCTCACACATCAAACCTTAATGTTGCCGCTACTGAGATGGAAAAGCCCTTGAACACATTTAAAGCTTGTCCTCCAGAGGAATTTAGTGTTGCAACCACAGTGGATGATACAGATGGGGTAGCATCTACCCACCAGAACAACACTTTTGAAACCAACATTTCCAACCAATTCAGTGGCATGACCACAGAGACTAATGGTCAAACAATTAGCCACCAGAACATGGCTGTAGACGCCAAACCTTCAATGACAATACTTTCTACAACAACAGGGGCAGAGGCTAGCATCAAAATGATTAGCGCCAGGAACAACACCTTTGATACTCTAGCGGCTGACATTCAATCTTTAATGAAACTCCAAGACACATTTTCAGAGTCAGCAGAAAGTGTCAAGATGGGTAGTCCTCACAACAAGACATTTGAAGATCCAATGTTTCCAAAGCTCGATAGGAAAACCAAAATGAcggaagacacagacacagtcagttGTACAGGCACTGAGGCAAAGGATAATGTGAAGATGGTTGGCCTTCCGAAAAATGCAGATGAAGCTCAAATTCCATTGCCGCTGACTGGCATAAAGGCAGACGCTAATGGCAAGGCAGAGAAGAACCTTATGCTTCCCCTGAGCATTACTCCACCATCATTGCCTGTTGAGATATTTACTGCTGATGTTGATAACGGTGAGCAAAATATGCATTCCATGCCAGATCAGTCCTGGAAAGACATCTCTGACAGTCTGTGTAATCAGAGTGTGGAAACGGAAACCAACAAAGCCACATTCAGCTTGGATGGCACTCTAGAACTAGGAAATTCCAGCTCACTGATCACCTCTACACCCATGCCTAATTCCAGAGTAGCCCAATTAAAATTTGAATGGGAAGAAGGTAAAACCTTGCGTGAACAGCAAAAGCGCTGTGTTGATGTTCTACTTGAACCGACTACACAGTTACCTACCGAATCCAACATAACCATTGATCGGAAGATGTTATTTAAACCCGGAGCCCCCACCAATGTCAGGTCACTGAAACCCCCTACTAGACCTGCATCCCAGCTTCCATCTTTGGCTAGCCTGCCAAAAACAAAGTCATCCACCTCAGGTACCTCAGAGCTACCAGTCTTTGCTCTACCAGATGCAAGAAGGATCACTCGGGCCATAGCTTCGAGAAATGCTACAGCTGCTGTCTCACAGGAG GGTTCAATTTCGGCCTTGGGTGTACATACTGCAATTCCAG AATCCAAGCTGCCTTCCATTGGCTTGAGGAAACGTCCAAACTGTAGCTTACAGTCAGGCATTCAGAGGTCTTTGCCCCCTCCAATACCCCTACCAGAAAGGGCCAGCGCAGTGTCCTCCAATGACAAGCCAAGTGGCATTGCAG GTGCCTTGAGGTCCAAATCTAAGaccgtacaaacacacaacaaaggCCAAAAGCATCCATTGACCGGCAGTGAGGCCTTTCCATTGGCAAAGAGGAAAAAAATAG TCCCCCCTTCCAAGGGTGCTGTCCCATCAGTCTCAACCCAGCCAGCGAACCCCCCAGATG ATGCAGAAATTCTCGGCCAATCCACAAGCCGTGGAGCTCAGATGTGCACCAATGAGACTGCAAGGGGAGCTAGAATCCTGAAGAGACCTGCATCTAGCCTGGCAGTTGTACCAACGAAACAGAACCCTG GTGTCAAACAATTATCTGGTACATTCACTTCAAAGCAACCCACCAAGGCGATTTACCAAGCAG CTCCCACCACCAGGGGTGCTGTTACGTCAGTCTCAACCCAAATGTTTAACTCCCCAGATG TGTGTGCCAATTGCCTCATCCTTCAACAAGAATTGGAGCAGTGTCGTCAAGAAATCAAAAGAATGCAGGAAG AATTGCGGAACCGAGACCAAATGGATATGTGA
- the LOC124475534 gene encoding uncharacterized protein LOC124475534 isoform X2: MANQPTEEAANLSTSGPKVRVENDCSENIPPSRATSYTFAPKVSTEAGGRVRPGYIVPPEVKALSDAVNTKSLSNYLANLWTTSMIVDENITLLDASVNCTVNSASFKPKTLDEDFGATDCVSYSPQSEAQNLTEEVVRSAPWTEPSSPSTSAAKCDNTTNSLELSADVMDEPQVLSNTSIGSEASELVPEIATEARGELLHILPPSVKNKTLPFSDTTDISVEDATVNSTINDFSSPPKTPVSMRLEEEVVSKADVDKPVAAQGNLTQTMSLNSSTSSRVNLDGTHNISTFEDKPEMKHSLKCGIQNQTVEMSETPLPMTDAECDSKINQGTFNLCGESTEDLQIGSNSTMTIPKHVSTTTELPQTNVKTVSSYSNTLHPPLNSTTTFLETVHPLNNTFEAHTSNLNVAATEMEKPLNTFKACPPEEFSVATTVDDTDGVASTHQNNTFETNISNQFSGMTTETNGQTISHQNMAVDAKPSMTILSTTTGAEASIKMISARNNTFDTLAADIQSLMKLQDTFSESAESVKMGSPHNKTFEDPMFPKLDRKTKMTEDTDTVSCTGTEAKDNVKMVGLPKNADEAQIPLPLTGIKADANGKAEKNLMLPLSITPPSLPVEIFTADVDNGEQNMHSMPDQSWKDISDSLCNQSVETETNKATFSLDGTLELGNSSSLITSTPMPNSRVAQLKFEWEEGKTLREQQKRCVDVLLEPTTQLPTESNITIDRKMLFKPGAPTNVRSLKPPTRPASQLPSLASLPKTKSSTSGTSELPVFALPDARRITRAIASRNATAAVSQEGSISALGVHTAIPESKLPSIGLRKRPNCSLQSGIQRSLPPPIPLPERASAVSSNDKPSGIAGALRSKSKTVQTHNKGQKHPLTGSEAFPLAKRKKIVPPSKGAVPSVSTQPANPPDDAEILGQSTSRGAQMCTNETARGARILKRPASSLAVVPTKQNPGVKQLSGTFTSKQPTKAIYQAAPTTRGAVTSVSTQMFNSPDVCANCLILQQELEQCRQEIKRMQEELRNRDQMDM, translated from the exons ATGGCCAATCAACCAACTGAGGAAGCTGCAAACTTAAGTACCTCTGGTCCTAAAGTACGGGTGGAGAATGACTGTAGTGAAAATATTCCTCCTTCCAGGGCCACCTCTTATACCTTTGCTCCCAAGGTCTCAACTGAAGCAGGTGGTAGGGTTAGACCAGGCTATATTGTACCACCTGAAGTGAAGGCCCTGTCAGATGCTGTTAATACAAAAAGTCTTTCTAATTACTTGGCCAATCTATGGACCACCTCTATGATTGTCGATGAAAATATCACTTTATTGGATGCATCTGTAAATTGTACAGTTAATTCTGCCAGTTTTAAACCTAAAACTTTAGATGAAGATTTTGGAGCAACCGATTGTGTAAGCTATTCACCGCAGAGCGAAGCGCAAAATCTGACTGAAGAGGTGGTCCGGTCTGCTCCATGGACAGAGCCATCCTCTCCTTCAACATCTGCTGCAAAGTGTGACAATACAACAAACTCCCTTGAGCTTTCTGCAGATGTGATGGATGAGCCCCAAGTTCTGTCAAACACAAGCATAGGCAGTGAGGCAAGTGAACTTGTACCAGAAATTGCCACTGAAGCAAGAGGTGAACTGCTTCATATTCTGCCACCCTCTGTGAAAAATAAGACTTTGCCTTTCTCTGACACGACTGACATCAGTGTCGAGGATGCAACTGTAAACAGCACAATTAATGATTTCAGCTCTCCTCCCAAAACTCCTGTATCCATGCGATTAGAGGAAGAAGTGGTCAGTAAGGCAGATGTTGACAAACCTGTAGCTGCGCAGGGCAATTTAACGCAAACCATGTCACTCAATAGCTCAACCTCCTCAAGAGTGAATCTCGATGGCACTCACAACATATCTACATTTGAGGATAAACCAGAAATGAAACATTCACTGAAGTGTGGAATACAGAATCAGACTGTAGAGATGTCTGAAACGCCGCTCCCAATGACTGATGCCGAGTGTGACAGCAAAATTAATCAGGGCACATTTAACCTTTGTGGGGAATCAACGGAGGATCTCCAAATTGGGTCAAACTCAACAATGACCATTCCCAAACATGTCTCAACTACCACCGAGTTACCCCAGACAAACGTCAAGACTGTGAGCTCCTACAGCAATACTTTACATCCTCCACTTAATAGTACAACCACTTTCCTGGAAACTGTCCACCCTTTGAACAACACGTTTGAAGCTCACACATCAAACCTTAATGTTGCCGCTACTGAGATGGAAAAGCCCTTGAACACATTTAAAGCTTGTCCTCCAGAGGAATTTAGTGTTGCAACCACAGTGGATGATACAGATGGGGTAGCATCTACCCACCAGAACAACACTTTTGAAACCAACATTTCCAACCAATTCAGTGGCATGACCACAGAGACTAATGGTCAAACAATTAGCCACCAGAACATGGCTGTAGACGCCAAACCTTCAATGACAATACTTTCTACAACAACAGGGGCAGAGGCTAGCATCAAAATGATTAGCGCCAGGAACAACACCTTTGATACTCTAGCGGCTGACATTCAATCTTTAATGAAACTCCAAGACACATTTTCAGAGTCAGCAGAAAGTGTCAAGATGGGTAGTCCTCACAACAAGACATTTGAAGATCCAATGTTTCCAAAGCTCGATAGGAAAACCAAAATGAcggaagacacagacacagtcagttGTACAGGCACTGAGGCAAAGGATAATGTGAAGATGGTTGGCCTTCCGAAAAATGCAGATGAAGCTCAAATTCCATTGCCGCTGACTGGCATAAAGGCAGACGCTAATGGCAAGGCAGAGAAGAACCTTATGCTTCCCCTGAGCATTACTCCACCATCATTGCCTGTTGAGATATTTACTGCTGATGTTGATAACGGTGAGCAAAATATGCATTCCATGCCAGATCAGTCCTGGAAAGACATCTCTGACAGTCTGTGTAATCAGAGTGTGGAAACGGAAACCAACAAAGCCACATTCAGCTTGGATGGCACTCTAGAACTAGGAAATTCCAGCTCACTGATCACCTCTACACCCATGCCTAATTCCAGAGTAGCCCAATTAAAATTTGAATGGGAAGAAGGTAAAACCTTGCGTGAACAGCAAAAGCGCTGTGTTGATGTTCTACTTGAACCGACTACACAGTTACCTACCGAATCCAACATAACCATTGATCGGAAGATGTTATTTAAACCCGGAGCCCCCACCAATGTCAGGTCACTGAAACCCCCTACTAGACCTGCATCCCAGCTTCCATCTTTGGCTAGCCTGCCAAAAACAAAGTCATCCACCTCAGGTACCTCAGAGCTACCAGTCTTTGCTCTACCAGATGCAAGAAGGATCACTCGGGCCATAGCTTCGAGAAATGCTACAGCTGCTGTCTCACAGGAG GGTTCAATTTCGGCCTTGGGTGTACATACTGCAATTCCAG AATCCAAGCTGCCTTCCATTGGCTTGAGGAAACGTCCAAACTGTAGCTTACAGTCAGGCATTCAGAGGTCTTTGCCCCCTCCAATACCCCTACCAGAAAGGGCCAGCGCAGTGTCCTCCAATGACAAGCCAAGTGGCATTGCAG GTGCCTTGAGGTCCAAATCTAAGaccgtacaaacacacaacaaaggCCAAAAGCATCCATTGACCGGCAGTGAGGCCTTTCCATTGGCAAAGAGGAAAAAAATAG TCCCCCCTTCCAAGGGTGCTGTCCCATCAGTCTCAACCCAGCCAGCGAACCCCCCAGATG ATGCAGAAATTCTCGGCCAATCCACAAGCCGTGGAGCTCAGATGTGCACCAATGAGACTGCAAGGGGAGCTAGAATCCTGAAGAGACCTGCATCTAGCCTGGCAGTTGTACCAACGAAACAGAACCCTG GTGTCAAACAATTATCTGGTACATTCACTTCAAAGCAACCCACCAAGGCGATTTACCAAGCAG CTCCCACCACCAGGGGTGCTGTTACGTCAGTCTCAACCCAAATGTTTAACTCCCCAGATG TGTGTGCCAATTGCCTCATCCTTCAACAAGAATTGGAGCAGTGTCGTCAAGAAATCAAAAGAATGCAGGAAG AATTGCGGAACCGAGACCAAATGGATATGTGA